The segment AGCCATGCGTATCGGAATCACTTGTTATCCCAGTCACGGCGGATCGGGTGTAGTGGCGACGGAACTTGGGAAGGTGATGGCGGAGAGAGGACATCAGGTACACTTTATTTCCTATGACATGCCTTTTCGACTGGGGCGGTTTCACCATAATATCCATTATCATGAGGTGGAGGCCAACCGCTATGCAGTGTTTCGCTATCCACCTTATGATCTGGCCCTGGCCAACCAAATGGCCCAGGTGGCCAAAATACACCGACTCGACTTGATCCATGTTCACTATGCGGTTCCCCATTCCCTTTGTGCCTATCTGGCCAAACAGATGGTGGGGGACTCGCTGAAGGTGGTCACCACCTTGCACGGGACGGATATCACGGTGATGGCGGAAGATCCCTCCCTCAAGGATATCATCTGTTTTGGAATCCGTGAGAGTGACGCGGTGACAGCGGTATCCCAGGACTTGATCCATCAGACGCGGGAGCTTCTCTGCGTGGACAAACCCTTGGAGCGAATCTACAATTTTGTGGACCAGCGGGTGTACAAACCCACAGATGTGTCGGATCTGCGGAAAGAGTACGCCGCCCCCCACGAAAAGATCTTGTTGCATATCTCCAATTTCCGACCGGTGAAACGGGTGTTCGATGTGATCCGGATCTTTGAACAGGTGAACCGGGAAGTTCCCTCCCGCCTGATCCTGGTGGGGGAAGGGCCGGACTGGTCCGGAGCGGTTCAACTGGCCAAAGAGCTGGGGCTGGAGTCACGGATCGACTTTCTGGGGAAACAGAATGCAGTGGCCCGGCTGATTTCGCTGGCGGACCTTCTGTTACTTCCCTCCTCCAAGGAGAGCTTCGGCCTGGTGGCACTGGAGGCGATGGCTTGCGGGGTGCCCACTGTCGGTTCCAATGCCGGCGGGCTTCCGGAAGTGGTGATCCATGGGGAGACGGGATACCTGGCACCGATCGGAGAGGTGGAGTCGATGGCCCAATATGCCATCCAATTACTATCTGATCCCCGGTTGTATGATCGACTTTCGGAAACCGGTCTCCAACGGGCCCGGGAAGAGTTTTGTGCGCAAAAAATCGCAGATCAGTATGAGTCCCTCTATCGAAGGGTGATTCAACAATGAAGGAGGCCCGGGCTGCTTCTCTTCAGGTGTTGGAGCGGCTGGAAGAGGCGGGATTTCAGGCCTACTGGGTGGGAGGCTGCGTCCGGGATGAGCTGCTCGGCCGGGAACCGACAGATTATGATGTGACGACGGATGCACCTCCCGGAAAGGTTCAGTCTCTGTTTGCAAAGACGGTGGCCACAGGCATCCGGCATGGCACCGTGACCGTCCTCATCCATCGACAGGCGGTGGAGGTGACCACGTTCCGGGAGGAAACCGGTTATGAAGATCACCGTCACCCAGGGCAAGTGCAGTTTGTGAAGAGGCTGGAAACGGACCTCGCCCGTCGGGATTTTACGATCAATGCGATGGCCCGGGACCGTCGCGGGCGCCTGATCGACCCTTTCGGAGGGAGAAAGGATCTCCGGTCCCAAGTGGTGCGGGCGGTGGGGGAAGCAGAAGAGCGTTTCCGGGAAGATGCTTTGCGCATGGTGCGGGCCCTGCGATTCTGTGCCCAGCTGGGGTTCCGGCTGGATGAACAGACAGAAGCGGCCCTGATCCGCCAAAAATCCCTCCTGCGTCACTTGGCGGTGGAACGGGTGACGCAGGAGCTGGAAAAATTGTGGGCAACGGACAAACCATCCCAGGGAATCCGTCCCCTGTGGGAGATGGGCTTGTTCCCCCACCTGCCCCCCTTTACCCAGTGGGATGATCACATCGGTCGCCCGGCCATTCCCGTGGAGGAGATGGATCGTCAGATGGGGCGATGGACCCGTTGGGCTCTGTTTCTTCACCTGTGCGGTGTTCCCCCGAAGGAGTCCGGAACCCATCTGAGAAGTTTTCGCCTGCCGGCCACGGATGTGGAGATCATCGCTTCTGTCCACCGGTTGGGACTCGATTGGCACCTCACCCCCGAAGAGGGGAGCACCGGAAAACAGCTTCTCCTCTCCCATGGAAGGGAGAAGCTAACGTCCGCCTTGGAAACAGCGGCTGTCATCCACCGATGGGGCCCGGAGGAAGAGGAAGAGATGAGGAGGGCCTTGCTCCGGTGGCAACAGGAGATGCCGGTTCACCATTTGCGGCAGCTGCGTGTCAATGGTCGGAATCTGGTGGAAGCCACCGGACGTGAGCCCGGTCCCTGGACGGGACGGGTGTTGGATATATTGTTGAAAAAAGTGGCTCTCGGAGAACTTCCCAATGAGACCGAGGCGCTGATCGAGGAGGGATGTCGACTTGTCCAGCCGGGTTCGTGAACAGTTACTCTCTTTTTTCCTGGAAAGGCAAGATGATTTTGTGTCCGGAGAAGAGATCAGTGATCAGTTGCAATGCAGCCGGACCGCCATCTGGAAACAGATTGAGGAGTTGAGGAAAGAAGGATATCAGATCGAAGCCCGCCCCAAAAGAGGCTATCGACTGATCCACCGTCCGGATCGGGTGGCTCCGGAGGAGTTGAAGCCCCATCTGTTCACCGACCGTTTCGGGCAACAGATCCGGTATCGACAACAGGTGAGCTCCACGCAACTGCTGGCTCATGAATGGGCCCGGGAGGGGGCGGAGGAAGGATCACTGGTCATCACGGAGGAACAGGTGCAGGGCAGGGGGCGGATGGGCCGCAACTGGGTCTCCCCACCCCGCAGCGGGATCTGGATGAGCCTGATTCTGCGGCCGCCGATTCCTCTCATCCAAGCTCCCCAACTCACACTACTCACTTCGGTGGCTCTCACCCGGGCGCTCCGGAAAGCGACGGATCTGGAGATCCGGATTAAGTGGCCCAACGATCTGCTGATCCGGGGCAGGAAAATCTGCGGAATCCTGACGGAGACCCGGGGGGAACAGGATCAGGTCCAATATGTGGTGGTGGGAATGGGCATCAACGTGAATGTGACAGAGTCCAGCTGGCCCGGGGAATTGAAAAAAAAGGCCACTTCCTTGGCCATCGAAGGAAATACGACGTACCACAGGGCCAAACTGATCGCAGGGATCCTGAAAGAATTGGAAGGATTGTACGATGCTTATCTGGTTCATGGTTTTGATCCCATCCGAATCCTGTGGGAGGAGTATGCCGGGATGCTGGGACGACAGATCCGAACCCTCACCCCGGAAGGACCCGTCGAAGGGACGGCAGTAGGACTGGATCCATCCGGGGCACTCCTGATCCGGCGAGGGGATCGGGTAAGCCCGGTTTTTTCCGCGGAAATCGACTGTTGAGAAGCGAGCCGTTTTCGTTTACCCTTAAAGGTGGCAGCGGCGGCATCCTCCGGAGCCGCACGCGCCACCTTTGTTCTTTGTTTGTATCACCTGATCTCAATCTGCTCTGAGCCTTTGGGACGGAGACAGAGGTATGGTTGAAAGCCACCACCTTTTTTGTTCCTGTTTGGGCTGAAAAGGTGTTTTTTAACGGTTCCCGCCTCTGACTCCGGAGCATCACAAGGAGGATTGTGCCATGTCTGCACAAGGAAAAAGCGTGACGCTTCGGACACTCAGCCGAATGAAGGCTGAAAACAGCAAAATCGCCATGGTGACCGCCTATGACTACCCCTCGGCGAAACTGGCGGAAGCAGGGGGAGCGGATCTCCTCCTGGTGGGGGATTCCCTGGGAATGGTGGTGCTCGGATACGACTCCACCGTTCCGGTCACACTGGAGGATATGGTCCATCACACCAAAGCGGTGACCCGGGGATCCCAAAGAGCCCTGGTGGTGGCCGATCTGCCCTTTCTGACCGCCCACCTCGACCGGGAGGAAGTATTGAAAGCGGCAGGGCGCCTGATGCAAGAGGGAGGAGCCCGGGCGGTCAAAGTGGAAGGGTGTGACGCCGTTCTTCCCGGGATTCGCGCCTGTGTCGCCGCCGGAATCCCCGTGATGGGTCATATCGGTTTGACGCCGCAGGCGGTTCACCAACTGGGTGGGTACCGGATCCAAGGA is part of the Kroppenstedtia eburnea genome and harbors:
- a CDS encoding CCA tRNA nucleotidyltransferase, coding for MKEARAASLQVLERLEEAGFQAYWVGGCVRDELLGREPTDYDVTTDAPPGKVQSLFAKTVATGIRHGTVTVLIHRQAVEVTTFREETGYEDHRHPGQVQFVKRLETDLARRDFTINAMARDRRGRLIDPFGGRKDLRSQVVRAVGEAEERFREDALRMVRALRFCAQLGFRLDEQTEAALIRQKSLLRHLAVERVTQELEKLWATDKPSQGIRPLWEMGLFPHLPPFTQWDDHIGRPAIPVEEMDRQMGRWTRWALFLHLCGVPPKESGTHLRSFRLPATDVEIIASVHRLGLDWHLTPEEGSTGKQLLLSHGREKLTSALETAAVIHRWGPEEEEEMRRALLRWQQEMPVHHLRQLRVNGRNLVEATGREPGPWTGRVLDILLKKVALGELPNETEALIEEGCRLVQPGS
- a CDS encoding biotin--[acetyl-CoA-carboxylase] ligase, with the protein product MSSRVREQLLSFFLERQDDFVSGEEISDQLQCSRTAIWKQIEELRKEGYQIEARPKRGYRLIHRPDRVAPEELKPHLFTDRFGQQIRYRQQVSSTQLLAHEWAREGAEEGSLVITEEQVQGRGRMGRNWVSPPRSGIWMSLILRPPIPLIQAPQLTLLTSVALTRALRKATDLEIRIKWPNDLLIRGRKICGILTETRGEQDQVQYVVVGMGINVNVTESSWPGELKKKATSLAIEGNTTYHRAKLIAGILKELEGLYDAYLVHGFDPIRILWEEYAGMLGRQIRTLTPEGPVEGTAVGLDPSGALLIRRGDRVSPVFSAEIDC
- the bshA gene encoding N-acetyl-alpha-D-glucosaminyl L-malate synthase BshA, whose amino-acid sequence is MRIGITCYPSHGGSGVVATELGKVMAERGHQVHFISYDMPFRLGRFHHNIHYHEVEANRYAVFRYPPYDLALANQMAQVAKIHRLDLIHVHYAVPHSLCAYLAKQMVGDSLKVVTTLHGTDITVMAEDPSLKDIICFGIRESDAVTAVSQDLIHQTRELLCVDKPLERIYNFVDQRVYKPTDVSDLRKEYAAPHEKILLHISNFRPVKRVFDVIRIFEQVNREVPSRLILVGEGPDWSGAVQLAKELGLESRIDFLGKQNAVARLISLADLLLLPSSKESFGLVALEAMACGVPTVGSNAGGLPEVVIHGETGYLAPIGEVESMAQYAIQLLSDPRLYDRLSETGLQRAREEFCAQKIADQYESLYRRVIQQ
- the panB gene encoding 3-methyl-2-oxobutanoate hydroxymethyltransferase is translated as MSAQGKSVTLRTLSRMKAENSKIAMVTAYDYPSAKLAEAGGADLLLVGDSLGMVVLGYDSTVPVTLEDMVHHTKAVTRGSQRALVVADLPFLTAHLDREEVLKAAGRLMQEGGARAVKVEGCDAVLPGIRACVAAGIPVMGHIGLTPQAVHQLGGYRIQGKDAETARQLLEEARRLEEAGVFALVLECVPDEVASRITHSLSIPTIGIGAGGNCDGQVLVYHDLLQYGSEIQPSFVKPYAQIGEMAVQGIRTYVKEVREGSFPGEEHTFRAPAVMDHLYGGERKKD